A genomic segment from Streptosporangium roseum DSM 43021 encodes:
- a CDS encoding MarR family winged helix-turn-helix transcriptional regulator, with protein sequence MTIENPRPGPPETSPSIVLLTLAHRIEAELGTALTPLGLTVSRLGLLGHIAGVPGASFSDLARMSGITVQSVHTAVKALSGAGLVRDNTARAGSASAIEITSEGARLMREAMKAVAGVDERLFGPDADPIQRQVADAVRAAFGGPPRP encoded by the coding sequence GTGACAATCGAGAACCCCCGTCCAGGTCCGCCGGAGACCAGCCCTTCCATCGTGCTGCTCACGCTGGCGCACCGGATCGAGGCCGAGCTCGGCACCGCCCTCACACCGCTCGGGCTGACGGTCAGCAGGCTCGGCCTGCTCGGGCACATCGCCGGCGTGCCCGGCGCCTCGTTCAGCGACCTGGCGCGGATGTCCGGGATCACCGTCCAGAGCGTCCATACGGCGGTGAAGGCGCTGTCCGGCGCCGGGCTCGTCCGTGACAACACCGCCCGCGCCGGGTCCGCCTCGGCCATCGAGATCACGTCCGAGGGCGCGCGTCTCATGCGGGAGGCGATGAAGGCCGTGGCCGGGGTCGACGAGCGGTTGTTCGGCCCGGACGCCGACCCGATCCAGCGTCAGGTCGCCGACGCCGTACGCGCCGCGTTCGGGGGCCCTCCCCGGCCCTGA